CCAAAGCTCACAAAACAAACCTTTATTAAAACCTAAGATGATACTTTGTGTCAATACGAATAGATGCTGCAGTATTGTatgcacatttgttttgtgcttgGACTCTGGTCAGCAGCTTCAGTAATGACAGTGATAGAAACAGGGTCTAACGGACAAAAATATGATCACGTCTGAGTGACATGATAATGTGCACCAGAGGGAAGGAGTGTGATGCTGTTGCTCCCTTGTCATTGTCTCTATTACTAAATTTTGCAAGATCACTGTGCTGCATTGGACCAGCCGAGGGAAGGATAGGAGCGAGTgagaagcagagagggagaagagaaggaatcAATAACATCCCCACATACAGTGTGCCCTGGGTTCAGCCGTTTCTGAGCAATGGCCTTCTTATTTTGCTGCAATGGTGCTTGTCTGGCGCTGACCTTGAGCATGTTGTGAGCAGAGCGTACAACACGGTGTGCACGAAACAGCGGGCAGGAGCACGGCAACGTTGGAAATGGAGCAGAACAGCTGCACCTGCAACCATTAATCACGTTCAtgagtatattaaaaaaaatctataacgTCTGCTAATCCTTTGGTTCTGCACAGCACCTCGTAAGTGATGTAGTTTACCCCTCAAACACTAGATGGGAGCATATCGCCGGTGTGCAGTCACAGTTCGAGTTTTCATGGGGAGCAGAAGATTGCATCCTCTCCTATTCACAGTAATGTCACAGCAAGGACATTGTGGTGTCGTGTTGCTCAGTTCACTCACCATAATGTGTTATTAAAATCATGACAATAAACCCCTAACCAATATATGGTcaatgtgatgatatgtgataaACACTTTATGcccataaccctaaccctattacATTCAGTACCAGTGcctttgtgtgtatatgtttatgtatttacttTACTAAGAATATCAAAATGCTCTAAAACATTTGGATATTATTCTTCCCCTGCACAGTCTTTaccttgttgtgttttttcaaaatgtcccttCATCCACAGGCACCTGGTCTGCTCAGGCCCTTGAGATGTTGGTCGGGAAGATCCCCTTCCTCGAAGCGGTGAATGGCAGCACAGTCATGTTGCCTTGCACATACGCGAGCTGTATCGGCATCGAGAACCTCTACTTCAACTGGCAGTTCAATGAAAACGGCACCATGCAGAAGGTAACAACTTTATGTctgagagaggggtgggggtggggagaTATGTTCAGGTTTTTTGGTAACTTTCAAGTGGTCATTTgggatgattgacagcttgcTGGTTCTATCAGGTGTGCGATTCAACGATCGTGTCAGAGAGCGATGTGCCACATGTGACCATTTACCGAGAACGGGTGGAGTTTATAGGCAAAAACCGCGCCAACAACATCTCCATCTTGCTGTGGAACATCACCTTCGAGGACGGAGGCGAGTACACTTGTTTTGGACGCAACCCGAAAGAGAAGGGCAAGAATCACAGTGCCATCTTCCACCTCATCGTGGTGGACGAGTGTGAGTG
The sequence above is a segment of the Scophthalmus maximus strain ysfricsl-2021 chromosome 2, ASM2237912v1, whole genome shotgun sequence genome. Coding sequences within it:
- the scn4bb gene encoding sodium channel, voltage-gated, type IV, beta b, which gives rise to MAAPGVGVEPPRPGPSRTAVGLIFSVLLGTWSAQALEMLVGKIPFLEAVNGSTVMLPCTYASCIGIENLYFNWQFNENGTMQKVCDSTIVSESDVPHVTIYRERVEFIGKNRANNISILLWNITFEDGGEYTCFGRNPKEKGKNHSAIFHLIVVDELRVVDKTLTIIIATCVGGAIAALMGFMLLKNLTLFILSKLEEKNKECLVTSSGIDNTENGLSGSKADTKPTPKKK